In Leptospira ellinghausenii, the following proteins share a genomic window:
- a CDS encoding flagellar basal body-associated FliL family protein produces MGDREVDEEEGGLAEGSSASAGMSPIVKWLLYIAAAIFGIIIVTVISMFVAQKTATSVFKQQKNISLVKAPPPLEVYTFQEEFRVNTSDVGESHFVKLKMSLGFESGQPALSAELAARVAQMQNIINLVIARKTKDDLKSITNQLDLREEIKAHLNHILTNGKIKEVYFTEFLVN; encoded by the coding sequence ATGGGTGACCGTGAAGTAGATGAAGAAGAAGGTGGGTTAGCCGAAGGTAGTTCCGCCTCTGCTGGGATGTCCCCCATTGTCAAATGGTTATTGTACATCGCTGCGGCCATTTTTGGAATTATCATTGTAACCGTAATATCGATGTTTGTTGCTCAGAAAACAGCAACAAGTGTGTTCAAACAACAAAAGAATATCTCACTTGTGAAAGCTCCACCTCCTTTGGAAGTTTACACATTTCAGGAAGAGTTCCGAGTGAATACTTCTGATGTTGGAGAGTCACACTTTGTGAAGTTAAAGATGTCTCTTGGATTTGAATCCGGCCAACCAGCACTTTCTGCAGAACTTGCAGCACGTGTGGCTCAAATGCAAAACATTATCAACTTGGTGATTGCTCGTAAAACAAAAGATGATTTAAAATCCATTACGAACCAATTGGATTTACGTGAGGAAATCAAAGCCCACTTAAACCACATTTTGACGAATGGTAAAATCAAAGAGGTTTACTTTACCGAGTTTTTGGTAAACTAG
- the motB gene encoding flagellar motor protein MotB, whose product MAKKEKCPECIQKVPEFMATYGDMVTLLLCFFILLYTTGKTDAKEMQIILSAFKSTTGFFTGGQTLSKGSLEEMGMQIESLPSQVVGRNLSKSKKDAQEVFKPEVEAGKVRISENERGLVISLVGADYFYPGSAILTPAIRETLRKAAGLIKGLERFVRVEGHSDDDAVNPVSRPGREEREYINNWDLAGARAVNATVFMINAEEIEPSWFQAVSFGSYRPLVLENEGTPEAKAFNRRVDIIILTEKSTKRGPGESKYGLPDTRLPNTETNVEGEF is encoded by the coding sequence ATGGCGAAAAAAGAAAAATGTCCTGAGTGTATCCAAAAAGTTCCCGAGTTCATGGCAACTTACGGGGACATGGTGACACTTCTCCTTTGTTTCTTTATCCTTTTGTATACAACAGGGAAAACAGATGCAAAGGAAATGCAAATCATTCTCTCGGCATTTAAATCCACCACAGGATTTTTCACAGGTGGACAAACATTATCAAAAGGATCTTTGGAAGAGATGGGAATGCAAATTGAATCTTTGCCATCCCAAGTGGTAGGTCGTAACCTATCCAAATCTAAAAAAGATGCACAAGAAGTTTTCAAACCAGAAGTAGAAGCAGGAAAGGTTCGGATTTCGGAAAACGAAAGAGGCCTTGTAATTTCACTTGTAGGTGCTGATTATTTTTATCCAGGGTCAGCAATTTTAACACCGGCGATTCGAGAAACATTAAGAAAAGCTGCAGGTCTTATCAAAGGACTAGAACGATTTGTTCGCGTGGAAGGGCATAGTGATGATGATGCTGTGAATCCAGTGAGTCGACCTGGTCGTGAAGAAAGAGAATATATCAATAACTGGGATTTGGCGGGAGCAAGGGCAGTGAACGCCACTGTGTTTATGATCAATGCAGAAGAAATTGAGCCTAGTTGGTTCCAAGCAGTGAGCTTTGGATCCTACAGACCTCTTGTGTTGGAAAATGAAGGTACACCAGAAGCAAAGGCTTTTAACAGAAGAGTGGATATCATCATTTTAACTGAGAAGTCTACAAAACGAGGACCAGGAGAAAGTAAATATGGACTACCTGACACTCGTTTACCGAACACTGAAACAAATGTAGAAGGAGAATTTTAA